The proteins below come from a single Triticum aestivum cultivar Chinese Spring chromosome 5D, IWGSC CS RefSeq v2.1, whole genome shotgun sequence genomic window:
- the LOC123120045 gene encoding leucine-rich repeat receptor-like tyrosine-protein kinase PXC3 — MGDRKRYCSCSSTLGFSGPLPLFSFFTFLCLHVSAAAAAAGNPRLPLNSTQESIMRDLSRSVGSAGWNTTVSNPCLWRGIGCSPSNSSSFSVVTEVDLSGCSISNPTLFASLCSLDTLQSLDLSKNYFADLTDHFSRCPMTAGLRVLNFSSNRLVGRLSDLSDFSRLEVLDLSFNSITGTVTTQLSVMPRLRSLNLSSNHLVGAVPLRMPSSMEELVLSRNSFNDSIPSSLFSYSNLTLLDLSQNSLTGDVVDEFRKLPKLRTLILSGNNLTGTIPASLSSVTTLTRFAANQNNFTGSIPSGITKHVKMLDLSYNGLSGEIPSDLLAPVGLETVDLSSNYLQGPIPRNLSSNLYRLRLGDNKLNGTIPDTIGDALALAYLELDNNHLTGNISSELGRCRNLSLLNLASNNLQGQVPDAISNLDKLVVLKLQMNNLRGSIPSTFSDLTNLSTLNLSLNSFTGEIPMGIFNLPKLSNLNFQGNKISGAIPVSVSSLQSLIELNLANNSLTGTIPKMPTSLSTVLNLSHNHLSGSIPSNIGVLKDLEILDLSYNNLSGPVPSSLEGLQSLTQLVLSYNHLSGSLPAFRSSVTVDSSGNPDLTDDRENSNDAPTSGKTRTHTVVIIVAIVSSLVGLCLLAAIIMLALSKRIYRVEDEGPSTEVGVCQVIDGHFITMSSVHTSGIDFTYAMKAVSNPNNIFLKTRFCTYYKAMMPNGSIYSVKKLDWSDKIFQVGSQEKFGHELEVLGKLSNSSVMVPLAYVLTEDNAYLLYEYVYKGTVFDLLHDGRSHVLDWTSRYSIALGVAQGLTFLHGRTQPVLLLDLSTRTIHLKSTNEPQIGDIELYKIIDPSKSSGSLSTIAGTVGYIPPEYAYTMRLTMAGNVYSFGVILLELLTGKPSVSDGMELAKWALSLSARPEQREQVLDTRVSRTSLGVHSQMLSVLNIALSCVTFSPDARPKMRNVLRLLANAK, encoded by the exons ATGGGGGACAGGAAGAGGTACTGTTCCTGCTCCTCTACCCTTGGCTTCTCGGGGCCGCTACCGCTCTTCTCCTTCTTCACCTTCTTGTGCCTCCatgtgtccgccgccgccgccgccgccggcaacccGCGCCTTCCTCTAAACAGCACGCAGGAATCCATCATGAGGGATCTCTCGCGCTCTGTGGGCTCAGCCGGGTGGAACACAACCGTCTCCAATCCATGCCTATGGAGAGGAATCGGTTGCTCCCCTTCTAACTCCAGTTCCTTCTCGGTGGTGACCGAAGTCGATTTATCTGGCTGCTCCATATCCAACCCCACGCTCTTTGCCTCCTTATGCTCTCTCGACACCTTACAGTCCCTCGATCTCTCCAAGAATTACTTCGCCGATTTGACGGACCATTTCTCTCGTTGCCCCATGACTGCCGGGTTGCGGGTGCTGAATTTCAGCAGCAACCGTCTGGTCGGGCGACTAAGCGATCTCTCCGATTTCTCTCGGCTCGAGGTTCTTGATCTCTCCTTCAATTCCATCACTGGAACTGTGACCACCCAGTTGAGTGTTATGCCTAGGTTGAGGAGCCTGAACCTCAGCTCCAATCATTTGGTTGGTGCTGTCCCTCTAAGAATGCCTAGCTCTATGGAGGAGTTAGTGTTGTCTCGTAATAGTTTCAATGATTCAATTCCAAGCAGCCTGTTCAGTTATTCAAACCTCACCCTGTTGGATCTTAGTCAGAACAGTCTCACTGGTGATGTCGTTGATGAGTTCCGGAAGCTGCCCAAGCTCAGGACCTTAATCCTTTCTGGTAATAACCTGACTGGAACAATACCGGCGAGCTTGTCGAGTGTCACGACGCTCACTCGGTTTGCGGCTAATCAGAACAATTTTACTGGTTCTATACCCAGTGGTATTACAAAGCATGTGAAGATGTTGGATTTGAGTTACAATGGTCTGAGTGGGGAGATACCCTCTGATCTCCTTGCTCCTGTAGGATTGGAGACTGTTGATCTCTCCAGCAATTACCTTCAAGGACCAATTCCTAGGAACTTATCTTCAAACCTCTACCGCTTGAGGCTTGGTGATAACAAGCTCAATGGGACCATCCCGGACACCATCGGTGATGCCTTGGCCTTGGCTTATCTTGAGTTGGACAACAATCACTTGACGGGAAATATCTCTTCAGAGCTTGGAAGATGCAGGAACTTGTCCTTGTTGAATCTGGCATCGAACAATCTTCAGGGGCAAGTGCCTGATGCAATCAGTAACCTTGACAAGCTGGTAGTTCTGAAGCTTCAAATGAACAATCTCAGGGGATCTATCCCAAGTACATTTTCTGATTTAACAAATCTGAGCACTTTGAATCTTAGTCTGAATTCATTCACTGGAGAGATACCAATGGGAATTTTCAACCTTCCAAAGCTTTCCAACTTGAATTTTCAAGGGAACAAGATCAGCGGTGCCATTCCAGTTTCAGTCAGTTCATTGCAGTCTCTAATTGAACTCAATCTGGCAAATAATTCCCTCACTGGTACCATCCCAAAAATGCCGACCAGCTTGAGCACAGTTCTCAATCTTAGTCACAACCATCTCAGTGGATCTATTCCTTCAAATATCGGTGTTTTAAAAGATTTAGAGATCCTTGACCTTTCATACAACAACTTGTCTGGTCCAGTGCCATCCTCACTTGAGGGTCTGCAGAGCTTGACACAGTTGGTGCTATCTTATAATCACCTATCTGGGTCTCTTCCTGCATTCCGTTCAAGTGTGACTGTTGATAGCAGTGGAAATCCTGATCTTACAGATGACAGGGAAAACAGTAATGACGCTCCTACTAGTGGGAAGACAAGGACACATACTGTTGTGATTATTGTTGCTATTGTCAGTTCTCTTGTTGGACTGTGCTTGCTGGCTGCTATTATTATGCTCGCATTGTCCAAGAGGATTTATCGTGTGGAAGACGAAGGACCATCAACTGAAGTGGGTGTGTGTCAAGTCATTGACGGCCACTTCATAACAATGAGCAGTGTGCACACCTCTGGAATTGACTTCACGTATGCAATGAAAGCAGTCTCCAATCCCAACAACATATTCCTGAAGACAAGATTCTGCACCTACTACAAGGCCATGATGCCAAATGGATCAATCTACTCTGTGAAAAAGCTTGATTGGAGTGACAAGATATTCCAGGTTGGTAGCCAAGAGAAATTTGGCCATGAGCTTGAGGTACTTGGCAAGCTAAGCAATTCCAGTGTCATGGTGCCATTGGCTTATGTCTTGACAGAAGACAATGCGTACCTCCTCTATGAGTATGTGTACAAGGGAACGGTGTTCGACTTACTGCATGATGGAAGGTCACATGTTCTGGACTGGACATCACGGTATAGCATTGCTTTGGGGGTGGCCCAAGGGCTGACCTTTCTTCATGGGCGCACTCAACCGGTTCTGCTTCTTGATCTGTCGACGAGGACTATCCACTTGAAGTCAACGAATGAGCCTCAGATTGGAGATATTGAGCTTTACAAAATTATCGATCCTTCTAAAAGTAGTGGGAGCCTTTCAACCATTGCTGGCACAGTTGGCTATATTCCACCAG AGTATGCATACACTATGAGGTTGACGATGGCTGGGAACGTTTATAGCTTTGGAGTCATTTTACTGGAGCTCTTAACAGGGAAACCATCTGTCAGTGATGGCATGGAGCTAGCCAAGTGGGCTCTCAGTCTTTCAGCTAGGCCTGAGCAAAGGGAGCAGGTCCTTGACACCAGGGTCTCAAGAACTTCACTTGGTGTTCACAGCCAGATGCTGTCAGTCCTCAATATTGCGCTCTCCTGTGTTACTTTCTCTCCCGATGCTCGGCCGAAGATGCGCAAcgtcttgaggctgctcgccaacGCAAAGTGA